The following coding sequences are from one Lolium rigidum isolate FL_2022 chromosome 6, APGP_CSIRO_Lrig_0.1, whole genome shotgun sequence window:
- the LOC124664686 gene encoding YLP motif-containing protein 1-like: MATTLGKVMEEEAAAIQPKQGSGKVFSVSRLLTTDSSAGAAPSFRVYYGVASAGAVPFLWESQPGTPKNDAASDATMPPLTPPPSYYAAAKEDPRGRKAGGGGGKKVGILGFILPRFAMARRRTRPSGSPTSSFSSVSSSSSSSASTTFSSFRGAQSPACSSMRGGGSSRMRAPSSCSSMRGGRGYGSSRMHSSSASSFADEDDTAAAALACFGVRGESFRALKACRVAMTVRSALGSVGGGHGTAPVQAQSVKAI, from the coding sequence atggcgaCCACCCTCGGCAAGgtgatggaggaggaggcggcagcgATCCAGCCGAAGCAGGGAAGCGGCAAGGTCTTCTCCGTGTCCAGGCTGCTGACGACGGACAGCTCCGCCGGCGCCGCGCCGTCCTTCAGGGTCTACTACGGCGTGGCCTCCGCCGGGGCCGTGCCGTTCCTGTGGGAGTCGCAGCCGGGCACGCCCAAGAACGACGCCGCCTCCGACGCCACCATGCCGCCCCTCACGCCCCCGCCGTCCTACTACGCGGCCGCCAAGGAGGACCCCCGCGGCCGCAaggccggcggtggtggaggaaaGAAGGTGGGCATCCTCGGGTTCATCCTGCCGAGGTTCGCCATGGCGAGGCGGCGGACCCGGCCGTCGGGGTCCCCCACGTCGTCGTTTTCGTCcgtgtcgtcctcgtcctcgtcgtcagcGTCGACCACGTTTTCGTCCTTCCGCGGCGCGCAGTCGCCAGCGTGCTCGTCGATGCGTGGCGGCGGGAGCAGCAGGATGCGCGCGCCTTCGTCGTGCTCGTCGATGCGCGGCGGCCGCGGCTACGGCAGCAGCAGGATGCACTCGTCCTCGGCGTCGTCGTTCGCGGACGAGGAtgacacggcggcggcggcgttggcgtgcTTCGGGGTGCGTGGCGAGAGCTTCCGGGCGCTCAAGGCCTGCCGCGTCGCCATGACGGTGAGGAGCGCGCTGGGGTCCGTCGGTGGCGGCCATGGCACCGCTCCGGTGCAGGCACAAAGTGTCAAAGCTATTTAA